A region of the Pseudarthrobacter sp. MM222 genome:
CATCAGGCCTGCTGCCTGGCTCAGGTAGAACTCGAGGGATGGATCCGGTGTGGCCAGGTTCAGTTCGATGGTGTCGGCATCCACTACCTTGACGTCGGAGACTGCGGTGAGCTGGGCCATCTGCGGCCCGTTGGCCTTCTTGAAGTGATCCAGGTTGGCCTTCGCAGCCTCGGCATCGAACTTGGCGCCGTCGCTGAAAGTCACGTCCGTGCGGAGATCAACGGTCAGCTGCGTGTTCGCATCGTTGTACTTCCATCCGGTGGCCAGCATGGGGCTGAGCTTGCCGTCCGGTTCCCGCAGGAGCAGGGAGTCGTAGGCCGCCTGGTAGGGCTGCAGGAAGTGGCCAACGTGCGCCTGGGCCGGGTCCCATGAACGGATTTCCTGAACGGCACCCACGGTCAGCGTGGTTGTCTTGGCGGCGGCAGGGCCGTTGGCACCTGATGCACCGCCGCCGCAGGCCGTCAGCGCAAGGGCTGCGCTGAGGATGAGGGCAGCTGTAGCTGCCTGGGGACCTAACTTCATTGTTGGCTCCTATGAGTCTGGTGGAACGGATCGCTTCCGTGCTGAGGGGATGTGGCGCGTGCCACATTCACTCCGTGTACCGACAGTACGCATTGTTGCCGTTTTTGGCAACCGATTGTCGCAACTATTGCGGAAGCTCAGGTCCCGGCGTCGTGAAAGGGCGTCAGCGCACGGTGTCGCGCAACTCCGGGTAGCTTTGCCGGTAGAGCTCCTTGACGATCCGCAGCGACTTCGCGGCCTCGGAAGGGTCGATCCAGAACGGGCCGTCCTCGCCCAGCCGGGCGTAGAAATCGGCTATCAGGAGCTCATGGGACACGCCCCAGTAGGCCCTGCCGCCGGACTCCGCCAGCCGCTCGGGCACCACCTCGACGCTTCCGTCCTGATGGGTCACGGTAAGGTCGCCGCGCAGGCTCAGGGTGGCCCGCTCTGTGACGATGTCCAGCGTGACCGGGGCGTTGACGGCATTGGCAAGGGTGGCATAAAAGGCGCTCCGGGCGCCGCCGGCATGCTCGGCCACGAATTCGGCGGTGTCTTCAACCTCGATTGCCCCCGCCAGGAAGCGTGTGGAGGCGTTGCCGCTCAGCGACACAACGTCCCCCATCAGCCACTGCAGCAGGTCAACCGTGTGGATCGCCTGGTTCATCATCAGGCCCCCGCCGCCGCCTGCCCAGCTCCCGCGCCACGGCCGGTTCTGGTAGTACCCGGCACTTCGCTGCCACATCACGGTCGCCGACGCGCCCTGGACAGCGCCCAACGCACCGGAGCGCAGGAGCGCGTGCATCGCCTGGGCAGTGGCGTTGTACCGGTTTTGAAAGCACACGGCGATCTTGGCGCTGCTGCCGGCGGCGGCCTCGACCAGCCGGTGCCCCTCGGCCAGGGTGTGCGCCAACGGCTTTTCCACAATGACGTTCACGCCGCGCTCCAGGCAGTCTGCTGCCAGCGACGCGTGCTCGGAGTGCGGCGTGCTGATGTGGACCACGTCCGGTCTCAGCCTGGCCAGCAGGCTGAGGTGGTCGGGAAAGCCGGGCACGCCATAGCTTGCCACGGCGGCGGCGAGCCGGCCCGGGTCCGTGTCGCAGACGGCGACAAGTTCGACGTCGTCCAGCTTGGCGATCGCCCCGAAGTGTACGGACGACACGTCACCGCAGCCGATCACCGCCGCCCTGACTGTCATGAGAGTGTCACGCCGTTCTTGGCCGCCAGCCCGGCGAAGGCCCGGGCGGCCGCGCCGAAGGCTCCCGGGCCGGAGAAGCCGCCGAGTTCATGGGCGCTGGCCAAGTGCGGTTCGAGCGAGGCGAACCCGGCGAAGCCGTCGGCCTTCAGCGCGGCGATGGTGGCGTCCAGCTCGCCGTCGCCCTCCCCCGCCGGCACCACTTCACCGGTCGCCAGGACGGCGTCCTTGACCTGGAAGTACTCCAGGTACGGGCGCAGCATGGCGTACCCCTCGGTGTACGGTTTGACGCCCACCTGGACAAAATTGGCGTTGTCCCAGGCGATCCGCAACGCCGGGGAATTCACGGACTCCATGATGTCGAGCACCCGATCCGGCGTATCGCCGTAGATGCCCTTCTCGTTTTCATGCAGGAGTACGACGCCGGCCTCCGCGGCTTCCGCGGCCAGCGCCGCCATCCGGACCAGGACATCGTTCCGAATGTCCGCCGGGCTCTGCCCGGGCCCCCGGTAGAACGAAAAGATACGGATGTAGCTGGTGTCCAGTGCCTTGGCAACGCCAATAATGCGGCGCAGGCGTTCCAGCTCGTGCTCCACCGGAAGGCTGACATCCACCTTCCCGATCGGGCTCGCAACCGCCGATACCCGAAGCCCCTTTGCGTCAAGGATGCCCTTGAGCGTTCCGACCTGCTGGGGGTCCAGCTCAGAGACGTTGGTGCCCCACGCGCTGCGGACTTCGATATGGCTGGCGCCCAGGGCAAGCAGGACGGCCGCCTGCACGGCCGGGTCCGGGTCGACTTCGTCGCCGAATCCGGACAGCGGCCACACGGCGCTCAATGCATCGGTCATGAAAAACTCCTTGCGTTCGACCACGCCCGGCGAGCCGCCATAGGGGCGGGCTTCGTCGCGCAGTGACTCACTTCACACCCAATAGGGGTATGGTGCCAGTCTAGTTCGGCTTGCGAATATTTGACAACCGATTGCCATGCTCCGGTCCATGTGGCACTCTTTATCCACTGGCGTCGCGGCGGAAGCCTTCTGGCGGCTCCGGCGCCGCGTCAATCGACCGCGTCAACACGACCAGAGGTGAACGCCATGGCTGCACAGGCCGGGACCGACCGTCCCGCAACCATCCACGACATCGCAGCCTTGTGCGGGGTCGCCGCTTCAACGGTTTCCCGGGCGCTCTCCACGCCGGACCGGGTCAACTTCCGCACGCGGGAGCGCATCGAAGCCGCGGCAGCCCAGCTCCGCTACACTCCCAACAACCAGGCCAAGGCCCTAAGCTCCGGCCGGACCGGCGCCGTGGGCGTGCTGGTCCCCGACATCACCAACCCCTTCTATTTCGACCTCATCCGAGGGACCCAGCTCCAGCTAAAGGCTGCCGGCTACACCCAGTTGCTGGTGGACACCGAGGAATCGGATGAAGTTGAGGCCGGCGCACTGGAACAGCTGCGCAAGGGGGCCGACGGGGTCATTGTTGCGGCCTCGAGGCTGAGTGATGATGACCTTCTCGCCGCTGCGGCCAAGATGCCCCTGGTTACCGTCAACCGGGATGTTTCCGGCGTTCCGGCCGTCATCATCGACACGCCGGCGGCGACCAGTCAGGCCCTTGATCACCTGATTTCACTGGGCCACACGCGGATCGCCTACATAGGAGGTCCGGCCACCTCCCAGTCCAGCACCCGGCGGTGGGCCGCCCTTTCGGAAGCGGCAGAGGAACGCGCAGTCGAAGTCCGAAACCTGGGGCCTTTCGCGCCCAAGACCCAATCGGGCGCAGCCGCGGCGGACGCAGCGGTCCACAGCGGCGCGACAGCCTGCATCGCCTTCAACGATCTGATTGCCATCGGAATGCTCCAGCGCCTCCGGGAACGCGGCATCCGGGTCCCGGAGGACATCAGCATCGTGGGTTGCGATGACATCTTCGGTGCTGATTTCTGCAATCCGCCCCTCACCACCATGACGTCGCCAATCGAGCAGGCCGGACGCGTGGCCGTGTCCATGCTGCTGGCCCAGCTCAATCCCCTCTCCGGCGGCGCCATTCGCAGCCGGTCCGTGATGCCTACCCACCTCACGGTCCGGGGGTCGACGGGAAGCAAACCGAACAGCGGGCATTAGGTCATGGAAGTTCGCTTCGCCTAGCGGGAGCGGGATCTCCACCACGAACTGACCACCTTCTATACTGCGTTGATGAACGGTCAGCTTGTGTCTCTCCTGGAAAGGGCGCGGCGACTGGCGGCCTCCACGACGGCGCCGGTCGTCATCGGCGTCGTTGGCGCCCCGGGGGCCGGCAAGACCACGCTGGTCGAGATCCTGGTGACCGAACTAAACAAAGGCGTCCCCGATCCGGAGCACCAGCAATTCGCCCACGTCCCCATGGACGGCTTTCACCTCTCCGACCAGGAGCTGACGCGACTGGGTTTGCTGGACCGCAAGGGCGCCCCCGAGACCTTCGACGTACGCGGGTACGCAGCCGCGCTTCACCGGCTGCGTACCCCCCGGGCGGCGGTGGTCTACGCCCCGGGATTCGAACGCACCATTGAGCAGCCCATCGCCGGAGTGATCCCCGTGTACCCGTCCGCGACGACCATCCTGACCGAAGGAAACTACCTTCTGCTCGGCCTTCCGGAATGGCGACAGGTCCGGAACCAGTGCACCGAGGTCTGGTACTGCGAGCAGGAGAACGAATTGCGCATCCAGCGCCTCATCCAACGCCACGTCCGATTCGGCAAGAGCCGGGCGGACGCCGAGTCGTGGGTACACACTGTGGACGAGAAAAACGCCCGGCTGATCGAGTCGTTCCGGGCCGAGGCTGATCTCGTCGTCACCCTCGCGGAGTACGGGCCCGAAGGGTCGCCCGCTGCAGGGCGACGATGAGATCACGGAGGCGGTAGCCGGGCGCCTTCTGGCGTTCCTCGTGGTCGCCGGCCCTTTTGGCCGGTACTCGTTGATCGACACAGCAAACGGCACGACGGTCCGGTTCCGCACGCCGCTACTCGGCCCGCTGCAGTTCTCCCGCGGTGACGACGATGGCGCCGCTGGCCGTTGAGTCCGGGTTCAGCATCCAGCCGACCCGCTTGACAGTGCTGAGCATGACGACGCTCTCCACGAGTTCAATTCCGGGAACCTTCTGTTGCAGGGAAAGCTCCGCGTCCATGACGTGTGCAAGGGACTGGACCCACATGATGATCACGAAATTCGTGGGACCCGTGGTGGAAGCGCTGAGGCGCACCTGACGGATGGTCCGGATCGCGGCCGCGGCGGCGTCGTGCTGGCCTGCAGGGACGCGGGCGAACCACTGACAAGTGACCGGAAAGGAAGAGTATTTTTGCGCCACCTCGCAGCGCAGGGACAGGATCCCGCTGGCCAGGACGCGGTTGAGCTGGCGCTGGACAGTCGCCGGATTCCGGCCAAGCGCCCGCGCGATGTCGGCCGCCGTCGCGCGTCCATCCTTGGCGAGAATGGGCAGGAGGTCCAGGTGGCTGGCAGGCAGCGGCGCCCGGACCGCGCCGGGACGTTCCGCGCCGGCCGGCAGGGACCTCCCCAACGCACGGATGGATGCCTGCTGGGCACGGCTCAGCACGTTCAGCCGCCAGGCATCGCCCGCTGAGTGCAGGCGCGTGCACAGTGCCGTCTGGTACTTGAGCAGGCCGTCGATGTCCTTCAGCCGTGACACCACCTTGGTGCTGAACTCCTCGAGGGATCCGGTAATGACGGTCAGCATGAGGTCCCGGTTGCTCGCCGCCTCTTCAATGGTGACGATCTGCGGCATTGCCGCCAGCCGGGCCGTGACGTTCTCCCGCTGGTTCCTCTCGCAGTCCACGGCTACGAATGCGAGGCACATCTGCTTCGGGTCACCGATCAGGTGCGCCGTGACCCAGGAGGCACCGCCGGACCGCAACCGCTCCCACCGGGCCGCCAGAGTCGTCGCGTGAACGCCGAGGATCCCCGCGGCATCCGCCCAGCTCAGGCGGGGTTCAATTTGCAGGGCATTGATCAGTGCCAGGTCTTCCTCGCTGAGATCCACCGCGTTCCCTTCTGCATGAATCATGGCCAACGGGCACTGAGAGTGCATTTTTCCAGCACTTCTGTTCGTTGTGAAGTACGCCACTTCAGAATAGACCACAGAGCCAGAACCACAGATGAGGAGTGCACATGCCGATCACCGCAGACGCCCGGGAGATACAGGCGGACCTCGCCCGGCTCCGCCACGACCTACACCGGGAGCCGGAGATCGGCCTGCAGTTGCCGCGAACCCAGGAGAAGGTCCTCCGTGCGCTGGACGGGCTGCCCTACGAGATCACCCTGGGGAAAGAGACGACGTCGGTCACCGCGGTCCTCCGCGGCGCCGCACCCGGCGCCGTGGCTGGGACCGACCGGCCCGCCGTGCTGCTGCGCGCGGACATGGACGGGCTTCCGGTCCAGGAAAAGACCGGCGTCGACTACACCTCCACTATCGACGGCGCCATGCACGCCTGCGGCCACGATCTCCACACGTCGATGCTGGCAGGGGCGGCCACACTCCTGGCCGAACGCCGGCACCAACTGACCGGCGACGTCGTGCTGATGTTCCAGCCGGGCGAGGAAGGATTCGACGGAGCGAGCTACATGATCAACGAGGGCGTCCTGGACGCCCCCGGCCGTCGGGTGGACGCCGCCTACGGCATGCACGTGTTCTCCTCGCTGGAACCGTACGGTACGTTCTGCACGAAGCCGGGCGTCATGCTCAGCAGCTCCGACGCGCTGGTGGTCACCGTTCTTGGCGCCGGAGGCCACGGCTCCGCACCGCATTCTGCCAAGGACCCCGTTCCGGCCGCCGCCGAAATGGTGACGGCCCTGCAGGTCATGGTCACCCGCCAGTTCAACATGTTCGACCCCGTGGTCCTGTCCGTAGGGGTCCTCCATGCCGGCACCAAGCGGAACGTCATCCCGGAAACCGCGCGCATCGAAGCCACCATCCGGACGTTCTCGGAAGAGTCCCGGCAGAAGATGATGGACTCCGTGCCCCGGCTGCTCAAGGGAATCGCCGCCGCGCACGGCCTCGACGTCGATGTGGACTACCAGCACGAGTATCCGCTCACCATCACAGACGAGGACGAAACCCACACCGCCGAAAAGGTCATCGCCGGGCTGTTCGGCGGATCACGGCTCACGCGCTGGGCCACCCCACTGGGCGGATCCGAGGACTTTTCCCGCGTGCTCGCCGAAGTGCCGGGCACGTTCATCGGCCTGAGCGCGGTGCCCCAGGGCACCGACCACACCACCTCGCCGTTCAACCACTCGCCGTACGCAACGTTTGACGACGGCGTGCTGGCCGACGGGGCCGCCCTCTATGCGGAACTCGCCATCTCCCGTCTGGCGGCGCTCGCCGCCACTCCCCCGGCCTACGCTCCGGCCGCTGCACCAGCCTCCTAGCCCACCCACTCCCAGGGAGAAAACATGACCGCCATCACCCACGCACAGGGCGCGAACCGCCTATCCACCCGGAAGACCCTCGTCGGCACCGGCATCGGAAACGCCGTCGAATGGTACGACTGGGCCATCTATGCGACCTTCACGCCCTTCATCGCGAGCCAGCTGTTCAGCAAGTCGGATCCGGCGTCGGCGGTGCTGTCCACCCTGGCGATTTTCGCCGTCGGCTTCGTCGCACGCCCGTTCGGCGGTTTCCTCTTCGGCTGGATCGGCGACCGCGTGGGCCGCAAGGCCTCCATGACGCTGGCCGTGGGCCTGGCGTCGCTGGGCAGCCTTCTGATCGGCGTCGCCCCGACCTTTGCGAGCGTCGGCGCCTGGGCGTCGCTCATGCTGCTGGTGGCGCGGCTCGTCCAGGGCCTGGCCCACGGCGGGGAGTTGCCGTCATCCCAGACCTACCTCGCGGAAATGGCGCCCAAGGAGCACCGCGGGTTCTGGGCCACGCTGATTTACACCTCCGGCACCGTGTGCATCCTGTTCGGAACCTTGTTGGGGGCGGTCCTGAACATGGCGCTGAGCACCGAGGCCATGAACGCGTGGGGCTGGCGGATCCCGTTCCTGATCGGCGCCGCCATGGGCCTGTATGCGCTGATCATGCGGTCCCGGCTGCACGAGACGGAGGTCTTCGAGGGCGAGTCGGCCACCGAGAAACGCGCACCCATCTGGCCCCAGATTGTCCGCTACCGCAAGCAGGCCCTCCAGGTCATCGGCCTGACAGTGGGACTCACGGTGATCTACTACATCTGGGGCGTCGTGGCCCCGAGCTATGCCACCACCGCCCTGAAGATCGACCGCGGAGAAGCCCTGTGGGCCGGCGTTATCGGCAACATTGTGTTCATCGCCGCCCTCCCGTTCTGGGGCAAGCTGTCAGACCGGATCGGCCGCAAGAAGGTCCTGTGGGCGGGGGCAGTCGGGGCCGCCGTGATGCACTTCCCCATGACCTGGCTCCTGAAGGATTCGGCATGGCAGCTCGCCATGAGCATGTCCGTGATGCTGGTTTTCATCGCTGCGAGCGCCGCGATTGTGCCCGCTGTTTACGCGGAACTGTTCCCCACCAGCATCCGGACCGTGGGCGTGGGCGTGCCGTACTCCATCTGCGTGGCCCTGTTCGGCGGGACCGCGCCCTACCTCCAGCAGTGGCTCGGCAGCACGCTCCAGTTGCCCACCCTGTTCAACGTGTACGCGGTGGCGTTGCTGGCGATCAGCGCGGCATTCATCTTCACCATCCCTGAAACCAAAGGCAAGGACCTGGCCCGGTAGCGGACGGCGTCGGGCCGGACTGCGTCGATCAAGCTTCCCGGGCGAAGGCGCGGATGGCCCCGATCACCGGCGCCGTTCCTTGTATGCGGTAGACATCGATGGGCCTGGCGCCCAGGTGGACGTCATAACCGCACATCCAGATCATGGCCTGGGCCGGCGTGAACGCCGCGTGCAGATGGCCTACGAGCGCATCCAGGTCCGCAAGCTGGAGACGTCCCTCCGTATCGGGCGCCTCCTGCCCGGACGCCCAGCGGTCCAGGAGTTCCTCTGTGACCCCCAGAAGAGGTGCCGCCGCTTCGTTGCCGAGCGAATTTAGAAGCCGCTCGGCGATTGCCTTCGGGCTATAGCCAGGGGCATCCCGCAATTCCGCGAGGCTGGCGAACACCGTGGTGACAGACAACGCAGGTTCCTCAACGCGCTGGTCTTGTAGTTCTTCCATGACTTAAGGCTATGGCTAGGGGCACCCTCCGAGTAGGGCCGCTGGACCCTCCCGGGCAGCGTCAGTAGGTGTCGAACTCGACGTCCACGGTCGAAGCGCCGCGCAACGGCGCGACCTGCTCAGCCTCACCGCGGAGCGACTTCCTGTCCCGATCCGGCAGCAGTCCGAACGTCTTGATGGAAATGGTCAGCCTGCGGCCGCTCTTGCGTGGACGCCAGGTGCCGGTGACCTTGCCGTCTGCGAGGACCGTGCCCGGTTCCCCGACACTCTTCCACACCTCCCGGTGGTATTTTGTGTCGACGATCGTTTCGCGGTCGCGCATCTGGGTATACGGGTCACGTGGCGGGAGCAGGCGCACGCCCGCCGGCATCGGGGCCGACCGCAGTGCGTCGAGATCCTCCGTGAGGATCCAGAACGTGCCGCCAAACTCGACCGGCGTCAGCTCGTCCTTGACCAAGCTCCACCAGGGGGCGGTGTCACCGGCGTGGATCCCCGCCCAGGCGGCGAAGTTTCCGCGTGTCGACGGTCCGTAGCAGCGGAGGTAGCGCCGCAGCAGCTCGGCGCGCGCGAGGTCCGGGTGCATGTCCGGGATCGGATGGCCAAGCCACTCGTCGACCAGAACGAACGGTGCTTTGTTCCCGGCGCGCGGCGCGAAGCAGACCACCCGCTGCAACGTGAGGATGCGGACGCAGAAATGTACGACACCCTCGCCGAGCGGTTGCCCCGGGGCGTAGGGACCTTCTTCCTCCCAGATGTCGCGTTGTCGCCTCGGCAGCCTGCGGGCAATCCGCGCGGCGATCTCCGCGCCCAGCTCATCGATGGCAAGCCTGCGCCCGGACAGCACGCTACCGATCTCGGAACCGGTCATCTCGACGGTCTCGATCAGGCTCATGCCAAGAGAGTCCAACGCCTGCTCCGCTCCGGGAACGAGATGGCGCATCGCCTCCTCGGTCGGCGGCAGCATGCCGGTGGTGAAGACCGGCGCGTCCGGTGCCGGGAAGTAGAACGGCGAGCCGCGCATGCACCAGGTCTGCAGCAGGCTCTTGTCCGCGGCGACTGCGTGCGCCACCTGTTCCTGAGTGAGCTTTCGCACCCTGGCGTGCAGGGCAAGCACCGCCGCCCCTGGCGGGCTGTTCTGGATTCCGCACCGGCCGGCCGCGTCGAGCAGCGCGCCTTCGCCCAGCCGCTCGGTGAGATTGTGGGCGCCCAGGCGAAACGCGATGACGTCGCCCTTCGACACCCTGTCAGCCACTGGCATGCCGGTGAATCGCGGGCAGCTCTAAGTAAGCTCGGCGGCGGCGAAGGAGACAGCGAAACGCGCGCACCAGATACTGACGGAACTGTAATCGGCCAGGTTCACTCCGGGGGGGATCTCATAGTTCTGATCGCCCTTGTTGGCTTTGAGCGCGCCCAGGTCGAGATGGACGCCGTCGTCGAAGACATACCAGCCAGCCGATCCTTCGATCACCGGGGCGTCGCTGAGCCATACCCGAAGGTCCGGGCCATCGGAAGTATCGAGGCCTTCGAACCTCAGAATCCGGCTCCCGTCGGAGAGTTCGAGGATTTTCACGGTTCCGGAGCTGGCATGTTCGTGGCTGATAAGTCGGCCCGTCACCACTTCGCGCGGAGCGACGGCGGATGGTTCATCCGATGGGCCCGCGGACTGGCTGGTCGGCGCAACGGCCGGAACGTCCTCGGTCAGGGTCGAACTTGTGAAGATCCGCCACGGCTGGAACAGATAGAGCCCGACGGCGGCCGCGACGGCGGCCAGGAGAACCACAACCGGAACGGCAAGGCGCCTGCTCATGCCCTTCCAACGACCGGACCTACAGCGAAGTTCCGGGTAATCAAAAGCAAGGCCCGGCCGGTGCGCCTCTTGCGCACCGGCCGGG
Encoded here:
- a CDS encoding winged helix DNA-binding domain-containing protein, translated to MPVADRVSKGDVIAFRLGAHNLTERLGEGALLDAAGRCGIQNSPPGAAVLALHARVRKLTQEQVAHAVAADKSLLQTWCMRGSPFYFPAPDAPVFTTGMLPPTEEAMRHLVPGAEQALDSLGMSLIETVEMTGSEIGSVLSGRRLAIDELGAEIAARIARRLPRRQRDIWEEEGPYAPGQPLGEGVVHFCVRILTLQRVVCFAPRAGNKAPFVLVDEWLGHPIPDMHPDLARAELLRRYLRCYGPSTRGNFAAWAGIHAGDTAPWWSLVKDELTPVEFGGTFWILTEDLDALRSAPMPAGVRLLPPRDPYTQMRDRETIVDTKYHREVWKSVGEPGTVLADGKVTGTWRPRKSGRRLTISIKTFGLLPDRDRKSLRGEAEQVAPLRGASTVDVEFDTY
- a CDS encoding DM13 domain-containing protein, which gives rise to MSRRLAVPVVVLLAAVAAAVGLYLFQPWRIFTSSTLTEDVPAVAPTSQSAGPSDEPSAVAPREVVTGRLISHEHASSGTVKILELSDGSRILRFEGLDTSDGPDLRVWLSDAPVIEGSAGWYVFDDGVHLDLGALKANKGDQNYEIPPGVNLADYSSVSIWCARFAVSFAAAELT
- a CDS encoding nucleoside/nucleotide kinase family protein, producing MNGQLVSLLERARRLAASTTAPVVIGVVGAPGAGKTTLVEILVTELNKGVPDPEHQQFAHVPMDGFHLSDQELTRLGLLDRKGAPETFDVRGYAAALHRLRTPRAAVVYAPGFERTIEQPIAGVIPVYPSATTILTEGNYLLLGLPEWRQVRNQCTEVWYCEQENELRIQRLIQRHVRFGKSRADAESWVHTVDEKNARLIESFRAEADLVVTLAEYGPEGSPAAGRR
- a CDS encoding Lrp/AsnC family transcriptional regulator, translating into MHSQCPLAMIHAEGNAVDLSEEDLALINALQIEPRLSWADAAGILGVHATTLAARWERLRSGGASWVTAHLIGDPKQMCLAFVAVDCERNQRENVTARLAAMPQIVTIEEAASNRDLMLTVITGSLEEFSTKVVSRLKDIDGLLKYQTALCTRLHSAGDAWRLNVLSRAQQASIRALGRSLPAGAERPGAVRAPLPASHLDLLPILAKDGRATAADIARALGRNPATVQRQLNRVLASGILSLRCEVAQKYSSFPVTCQWFARVPAGQHDAAAAAIRTIRQVRLSASTTGPTNFVIIMWVQSLAHVMDAELSLQQKVPGIELVESVVMLSTVKRVGWMLNPDSTASGAIVVTAGELQRAE
- a CDS encoding Gfo/Idh/MocA family protein, encoding MTVRAAVIGCGDVSSVHFGAIAKLDDVELVAVCDTDPGRLAAAVASYGVPGFPDHLSLLARLRPDVVHISTPHSEHASLAADCLERGVNVIVEKPLAHTLAEGHRLVEAAAGSSAKIAVCFQNRYNATAQAMHALLRSGALGAVQGASATVMWQRSAGYYQNRPWRGSWAGGGGGLMMNQAIHTVDLLQWLMGDVVSLSGNASTRFLAGAIEVEDTAEFVAEHAGGARSAFYATLANAVNAPVTLDIVTERATLSLRGDLTVTHQDGSVEVVPERLAESGGRAYWGVSHELLIADFYARLGEDGPFWIDPSEAAKSLRIVKELYRQSYPELRDTVR
- a CDS encoding sugar phosphate isomerase/epimerase family protein, coding for MTDALSAVWPLSGFGDEVDPDPAVQAAVLLALGASHIEVRSAWGTNVSELDPQQVGTLKGILDAKGLRVSAVASPIGKVDVSLPVEHELERLRRIIGVAKALDTSYIRIFSFYRGPGQSPADIRNDVLVRMAALAAEAAEAGVVLLHENEKGIYGDTPDRVLDIMESVNSPALRIAWDNANFVQVGVKPYTEGYAMLRPYLEYFQVKDAVLATGEVVPAGEGDGELDATIAALKADGFAGFASLEPHLASAHELGGFSGPGAFGAAARAFAGLAAKNGVTLS
- a CDS encoding M20 metallopeptidase family protein gives rise to the protein MPITADAREIQADLARLRHDLHREPEIGLQLPRTQEKVLRALDGLPYEITLGKETTSVTAVLRGAAPGAVAGTDRPAVLLRADMDGLPVQEKTGVDYTSTIDGAMHACGHDLHTSMLAGAATLLAERRHQLTGDVVLMFQPGEEGFDGASYMINEGVLDAPGRRVDAAYGMHVFSSLEPYGTFCTKPGVMLSSSDALVVTVLGAGGHGSAPHSAKDPVPAAAEMVTALQVMVTRQFNMFDPVVLSVGVLHAGTKRNVIPETARIEATIRTFSEESRQKMMDSVPRLLKGIAAAHGLDVDVDYQHEYPLTITDEDETHTAEKVIAGLFGGSRLTRWATPLGGSEDFSRVLAEVPGTFIGLSAVPQGTDHTTSPFNHSPYATFDDGVLADGAALYAELAISRLAALAATPPAYAPAAAPAS
- a CDS encoding MFS transporter; protein product: MTAITHAQGANRLSTRKTLVGTGIGNAVEWYDWAIYATFTPFIASQLFSKSDPASAVLSTLAIFAVGFVARPFGGFLFGWIGDRVGRKASMTLAVGLASLGSLLIGVAPTFASVGAWASLMLLVARLVQGLAHGGELPSSQTYLAEMAPKEHRGFWATLIYTSGTVCILFGTLLGAVLNMALSTEAMNAWGWRIPFLIGAAMGLYALIMRSRLHETEVFEGESATEKRAPIWPQIVRYRKQALQVIGLTVGLTVIYYIWGVVAPSYATTALKIDRGEALWAGVIGNIVFIAALPFWGKLSDRIGRKKVLWAGAVGAAVMHFPMTWLLKDSAWQLAMSMSVMLVFIAASAAIVPAVYAELFPTSIRTVGVGVPYSICVALFGGTAPYLQQWLGSTLQLPTLFNVYAVALLAISAAFIFTIPETKGKDLAR
- a CDS encoding LacI family DNA-binding transcriptional regulator, giving the protein MAAQAGTDRPATIHDIAALCGVAASTVSRALSTPDRVNFRTRERIEAAAAQLRYTPNNQAKALSSGRTGAVGVLVPDITNPFYFDLIRGTQLQLKAAGYTQLLVDTEESDEVEAGALEQLRKGADGVIVAASRLSDDDLLAAAAKMPLVTVNRDVSGVPAVIIDTPAATSQALDHLISLGHTRIAYIGGPATSQSSTRRWAALSEAAEERAVEVRNLGPFAPKTQSGAAAADAAVHSGATACIAFNDLIAIGMLQRLRERGIRVPEDISIVGCDDIFGADFCNPPLTTMTSPIEQAGRVAVSMLLAQLNPLSGGAIRSRSVMPTHLTVRGSTGSKPNSGH